In the Maribacter sp. MJ134 genome, one interval contains:
- a CDS encoding glycosyl hydrolase: MKIVKNTYKPFISIIMLLLMSSTILWSQEVKRVVSTELEVGFKNPPNEAKARTWWHWLSGHVSMKGITADLEAMKQVGIQEAQLFNVHLDIPHGPVTYLSEEWLELFHFAAKEAKRLDLELGFHNGPGWSSSGGPWVTPEQAMQTVVFSEIEVEGRQSFNNQLPQPQTKLGYYQDIAVLAFPKPKKDIKIDGLDYKNLSERIRNHLLPDAKPIDEAAIVKKEAIIELTSRFSEDGILEWKVPKGDWIILRLGHTPTGMKNRPAPEDGSGLEVDKMSKKALDAYWAAGIQPIINKLGDLIGTTVNNCIIDSYEVETTNWTLGFDNEFKNLRGYDLSSYLPTLAGYYVDSGEVTERFLWDFRRTIGDLIAKNYYEHFGELCRKNGMKFSVEPYWGPFDNMQVGATGDIVMCEFWSGGYPFFDSPKFVSSIAHLNGSPIVGAESFTGIGGWNVHPAMLKSIGDRAWAEGITRFIFHSYVHQPFEVAPGFALSYHGTEFNRLNTWWKQSSAFMDYIARSQFLLQHGKSVADVLVFTGESSPNTAFLKPEIKALGYDYDLLGSNKIKELYVKDGKIYTAHSGPYEVLALTDSQWMKAETLRKINGLVADGATVIGTKPKKSPSLEDYTNGDTEIDQLANALWERGAVKATSIKAYLEQTKTPPDVKLEGDDVSDISFIHRTSEQADMYFIANARKEGREFIGRFRVAGKQPELWNTETGVIKEVPVFQQHEDGTTSVPLRLGMEEAVFVVFRKPITNGHFLETKANLEKPSLVPLSNLSITKAEYGTFLQEGLVDITDRVSKAIKNGTLDFQMSRGFCDCDPAMGYKKKLRMEYRIGEDTHILNAEEREHIHLDAGDKELKILKAVFGKFKAETKGVPGKYKIHDITSEIKAMVASGNIDIPIRDELIGNRPLDGNNTALRITFSKDGEEQTRTIPKGGMLKLSKDVPTTEFMVKDKKVYWATPYPGTLAYTTVDGKQKSVVVKSVPAPMDLSTDWDVSFPISKRAEKKTTFSKLQSWTTSADTSIRYFSGTASYKKQFQLPKKMLGSDTRLWLDLGSVGVIAEVIVNGKNAGILWKAPFRLPIDKYVILGKNTLEIKVTNVWPNRLIGDEQLPLDYERNGKKLKSLPEWLTNNTKRPTDRTTFSSWSHWEKDDTLLNFGLLGPVTLIPIKLKTLQQ, encoded by the coding sequence ATGAAAATAGTTAAAAACACATACAAACCCTTTATAAGTATTATTATGCTGCTCTTGATGAGCAGCACAATCTTGTGGAGTCAAGAGGTGAAAAGGGTAGTGTCTACGGAATTAGAAGTGGGCTTCAAAAATCCACCAAATGAAGCCAAAGCCCGTACATGGTGGCATTGGTTGAGCGGTCATGTTTCCATGAAAGGAATTACGGCCGATTTGGAGGCCATGAAACAGGTAGGTATTCAAGAGGCACAACTGTTCAATGTGCATTTGGATATTCCCCATGGTCCAGTAACCTATTTAAGTGAAGAATGGCTGGAACTATTTCATTTTGCAGCGAAGGAGGCAAAGCGATTGGACTTGGAACTAGGATTTCATAACGGACCCGGATGGTCTTCCAGCGGAGGGCCTTGGGTAACGCCAGAACAGGCCATGCAGACCGTGGTATTCAGTGAAATTGAAGTTGAAGGTAGACAAAGCTTTAATAACCAATTGCCTCAGCCGCAAACCAAATTGGGGTACTATCAAGATATTGCCGTGCTGGCTTTTCCAAAACCTAAAAAAGACATCAAAATAGACGGATTGGATTACAAAAACCTATCCGAGCGTATTCGGAATCACCTATTGCCCGATGCCAAACCTATTGATGAGGCGGCCATTGTAAAAAAAGAAGCAATCATTGAGCTTACTTCAAGATTTTCTGAAGACGGAATTCTGGAGTGGAAAGTACCCAAGGGCGATTGGATAATTTTGAGGTTAGGGCACACACCCACCGGGATGAAAAACCGCCCTGCACCGGAAGACGGTAGCGGTTTGGAAGTGGACAAAATGAGTAAAAAGGCCTTGGACGCTTACTGGGCAGCGGGTATTCAACCCATCATCAACAAATTGGGCGATTTGATAGGTACTACGGTAAATAATTGCATTATTGATAGTTACGAGGTGGAAACCACGAACTGGACCCTTGGTTTTGATAACGAATTTAAAAATCTAAGGGGCTATGACCTCAGCTCGTATTTACCCACCTTGGCCGGATATTACGTAGATAGCGGTGAAGTTACGGAACGCTTTTTATGGGATTTCAGAAGAACCATTGGCGACCTCATTGCTAAAAATTACTATGAGCATTTTGGAGAATTATGCCGTAAAAACGGAATGAAATTTTCCGTGGAGCCCTATTGGGGTCCTTTTGACAATATGCAGGTGGGCGCCACCGGAGATATTGTAATGTGTGAGTTTTGGAGCGGTGGTTATCCGTTTTTTGACTCCCCAAAATTTGTGTCCTCCATTGCGCATTTAAATGGTAGTCCCATCGTGGGGGCAGAATCTTTTACGGGTATTGGCGGGTGGAACGTACATCCCGCCATGCTAAAATCCATTGGTGATAGGGCCTGGGCAGAGGGCATTACACGATTTATCTTTCATAGTTATGTGCATCAACCTTTTGAGGTGGCACCGGGTTTCGCCCTGAGCTATCACGGTACCGAATTCAATCGCCTAAATACGTGGTGGAAACAGAGCAGTGCTTTTATGGACTACATTGCTCGTTCGCAATTCTTATTGCAGCATGGCAAAAGCGTTGCCGATGTCTTGGTGTTCACAGGCGAATCTTCACCAAATACAGCTTTCTTAAAACCTGAAATCAAAGCGCTGGGCTATGACTATGATTTATTGGGCTCCAATAAAATAAAGGAGCTTTATGTTAAAGATGGAAAAATCTACACCGCCCATAGTGGTCCGTATGAAGTTTTGGCACTGACCGATAGCCAATGGATGAAAGCGGAGACCCTGCGCAAAATAAATGGCTTGGTGGCAGATGGGGCAACTGTCATTGGCACCAAGCCCAAGAAATCCCCAAGTCTGGAAGACTACACAAATGGAGATACTGAAATTGACCAGCTCGCCAATGCCCTTTGGGAGCGTGGAGCCGTAAAAGCGACCTCCATTAAAGCCTATTTGGAACAAACGAAAACACCGCCCGATGTAAAACTGGAAGGTGATGATGTATCGGACATCAGTTTTATTCATAGAACATCAGAACAAGCGGATATGTATTTCATTGCCAACGCACGAAAGGAAGGACGAGAATTTATTGGGCGTTTCAGGGTTGCAGGCAAACAGCCCGAACTTTGGAATACGGAAACAGGGGTTATTAAAGAGGTACCGGTCTTTCAACAACATGAAGATGGCACCACCAGCGTACCCTTAAGATTAGGAATGGAAGAGGCTGTTTTTGTGGTGTTCCGAAAGCCAATTACAAACGGACATTTTTTGGAAACCAAGGCAAACTTGGAAAAACCCAGTTTAGTCCCACTCTCCAATCTAAGCATTACCAAAGCGGAATACGGAACATTTTTACAAGAGGGCTTGGTAGATATCACCGATAGGGTATCCAAAGCCATAAAAAATGGAACATTGGACTTTCAGATGTCCAGGGGGTTTTGTGATTGTGACCCTGCCATGGGCTATAAGAAAAAACTTCGGATGGAATATAGGATTGGTGAGGATACTCATATTTTGAATGCAGAGGAACGCGAACACATCCATCTAGATGCCGGAGATAAAGAGTTAAAAATCTTGAAAGCGGTATTTGGCAAATTCAAAGCCGAAACCAAAGGGGTACCCGGAAAGTATAAAATCCATGATATCACCTCAGAGATTAAAGCGATGGTCGCCTCAGGGAATATTGATATTCCTATACGGGACGAATTAATAGGGAACAGGCCCCTTGACGGAAACAATACAGCCTTACGAATTACCTTTTCCAAAGATGGGGAAGAACAAACCCGTACCATCCCAAAAGGCGGCATGCTTAAATTATCAAAAGATGTTCCCACAACAGAATTCATGGTTAAGGATAAAAAAGTGTACTGGGCCACACCCTATCCCGGCACCTTGGCCTATACTACCGTAGATGGAAAACAGAAATCGGTCGTAGTAAAATCCGTTCCCGCTCCTATGGATTTATCAACGGATTGGGATGTTAGCTTTCCTATTTCCAAGCGTGCGGAAAAAAAGACCACCTTTTCAAAATTGCAATCCTGGACCACATCTGCCGATACATCCATTCGGTATTTTTCAGGAACCGCTTCCTATAAAAAACAGTTTCAACTTCCTAAAAAGATGCTGGGTTCGGATACCCGTCTATGGTTAGATTTGGGGAGTGTAGGCGTCATTGCAGAGGTAATCGTAAATGGTAAAAATGCAGGTATCCTGTGGAAAGCACCTTTCAGGTTGCCTATTGACAAGTATGTTATCCTAGGCAAGAATACTTTAGAAATAAAGGTTACGAATGTGTGGCCCAATAGGTTGATCGGTGATGAACAACTACCGTTGGATTATGAACGGAATGGTAAAAAACTAAAATCCTTACCGGAATGGTTGACCAATAACACCAAAAGGCCCACGGATCGGACTACATTTTCCTCCTGGAGCCATTGGGAAAAGGACGATACCTTATTGAATTTCGGACTTTTGGGTCCAGTGACCCTGATTCCCATCAAACTAAAAACGCTGCAGCAATGA
- a CDS encoding alpha-L-rhamnosidase N-terminal domain-containing protein, translating to MIPTLRNTPIKMKMAKFVMAAMALFLSSCSTPSELAVTDLECEYKNNPLGIDNTQPRLSWKLVAPNFEREQKQTAYQVLVASNIEALDKNARDIWDSGKVSSNQSVNVVYNGGSLQSTKTYYWKVKVWDAVGNPTAWSPSAKFSMGLLQPEDWQGEWIYKEGQNKKDHNWYRKNFTLDTNPESAYIYVASFGYHEVYVNGKKVSDAVMNPVLSYKKKRLPYLTYDIKEHLTKGDNVISIWHAAGWARWGRMKEYYDSPFVFKAQAQIETDTTNLTLVTDDTWKCKKSYSSYIGSWDILDFGGEIIDERLREDDWNTVGYDDDDWANAVVFDNDNAKEIGFTDINLGPKGAIRAPSTDANPPTTKITATLSAQMVEPQVRFKEIKPIGVAKKEDGKYIIDMGENYTGHFEMNLFNGKEGDTITFEVADHKEVTSPWEQRSHDVFDKTGGRAIHLADANEAELSKALAMGLTPDVAFSPNPTLGSDFGKFNYIHKIKEGRHIYFFSNSSDEDIETQVRLKGDFTLFEANPHTGTISPLTNTTKETLQKEVITKAKLTLPAVSAVFWRSNEIPK from the coding sequence ATGATACCAACCCTAAGAAATACACCCATTAAAATGAAAATGGCAAAATTTGTTATGGCCGCAATGGCATTATTCTTAAGTAGTTGCTCAACGCCCTCTGAATTGGCGGTGACCGACCTAGAATGCGAGTACAAAAACAACCCCTTGGGCATTGACAACACACAACCTAGATTGAGTTGGAAATTGGTAGCACCCAATTTTGAAAGAGAGCAAAAACAAACGGCCTATCAAGTATTGGTCGCCAGCAATATAGAGGCTTTGGATAAGAATGCGAGGGATATCTGGGATTCTGGAAAAGTGTCAAGCAATCAATCGGTCAATGTGGTGTATAATGGCGGGTCATTGCAGTCTACCAAAACCTATTACTGGAAGGTAAAGGTTTGGGATGCAGTCGGTAATCCAACAGCTTGGAGTCCATCGGCCAAATTCTCCATGGGCTTATTACAGCCCGAGGATTGGCAGGGCGAATGGATCTACAAAGAAGGTCAAAATAAAAAAGACCACAACTGGTACAGAAAGAATTTTACCTTGGATACGAATCCAGAATCAGCATATATCTACGTGGCCTCTTTTGGGTATCATGAGGTCTATGTGAACGGCAAAAAAGTGAGCGATGCGGTGATGAACCCTGTGTTGTCCTATAAGAAAAAAAGACTCCCGTACCTTACCTACGATATTAAGGAACACCTAACAAAAGGCGACAATGTCATTAGTATTTGGCATGCCGCAGGTTGGGCAAGATGGGGCAGGATGAAAGAATATTATGATTCTCCTTTCGTATTTAAGGCCCAGGCCCAAATTGAGACTGATACCACGAATTTAACTTTGGTGACCGACGATACCTGGAAATGCAAGAAAAGCTATAGTTCATACATCGGTTCTTGGGATATTTTGGATTTTGGCGGTGAAATCATTGATGAACGTTTACGTGAAGATGACTGGAACACCGTAGGTTACGATGATGATGATTGGGCCAATGCCGTGGTATTTGATAATGACAACGCTAAAGAAATTGGCTTTACCGATATCAATTTAGGCCCAAAAGGAGCTATTCGCGCTCCCAGTACGGATGCCAATCCGCCCACTACCAAAATCACGGCAACCCTGAGCGCTCAAATGGTAGAGCCACAGGTGAGGTTCAAAGAAATAAAACCCATTGGCGTTGCGAAGAAGGAAGATGGCAAGTATATCATTGACATGGGCGAAAATTACACCGGCCATTTTGAAATGAATTTGTTCAATGGAAAAGAGGGTGATACCATCACCTTTGAGGTTGCCGACCATAAAGAAGTAACGTCCCCTTGGGAGCAACGCAGCCACGACGTTTTTGACAAAACCGGTGGCAGGGCCATTCATTTGGCAGATGCCAATGAAGCTGAGCTATCCAAGGCCTTGGCCATGGGCCTCACGCCCGATGTGGCCTTTTCTCCCAATCCAACACTTGGTTCGGATTTTGGAAAATTCAATTATATCCACAAAATAAAGGAAGGTAGGCATATTTACTTTTTCTCCAATTCCAGTGATGAAGACATAGAGACTCAGGTAAGGTTAAAAGGCGATTTTACGTTATTTGAAGCAAACCCACATACCGGCACTATTTCACCCCTGACCAACACAACAAAAGAGACCCTACAAAAAGAAGTAATTACCAAGGCCAAATTGACCCTACCTGCGGTGAGTGCCGTTTTTTGGAGATCAAATGAAATACCCAAATGA
- a CDS encoding glycosyl hydrolase, with the protein MNTRPNTIVVLLLVQALLLSGNSFLLDRYNEPSPQSDVIEGFKNPPSETKARSWWHWLSGNVSKEGITADLEAMKKVGIQEESLFNVQLDFLQGPVSYLSEEC; encoded by the coding sequence ATGAACACAAGACCTAACACCATAGTCGTTTTGCTGCTCGTTCAGGCGCTTTTGCTCTCCGGGAACAGTTTTCTGTTGGATCGGTATAATGAACCATCTCCGCAGTCCGATGTAATCGAAGGCTTCAAAAATCCGCCCAGTGAAACCAAAGCGCGAAGCTGGTGGCATTGGTTGAGCGGAAATGTTTCCAAAGAAGGCATTACGGCTGATTTGGAAGCGATGAAGAAAGTGGGGATTCAAGAGGAATCATTATTTAATGTTCAATTGGATTTTCTACAGGGGCCGGTTAGTTACCTTAGTGAAGAGTGTTAG